In one Papaver somniferum cultivar HN1 unplaced genomic scaffold, ASM357369v1 unplaced-scaffold_31239, whole genome shotgun sequence genomic region, the following are encoded:
- the LOC113341815 gene encoding uncharacterized protein LOC113341815 produces MAKPTSETPFKIRESTRFYPYFKDCIGAMDGTHIPVMVEKINAAVYRNRHGITSQNVLAVCNFDLEFIYVLSGWEGSAHDSKILNDAM; encoded by the coding sequence ATGGCTAAGCCAACAAGTGAAACTCCATTTAAAATTCGTGAGAGTACACGATTTTATCCTTACTTTAAGGATTGCATTGGAGCTATGGACGGTACACATATCCCAGTAATGGTAGAGAAAATAAATGCAGCCGTTTATCGgaatcgacatggaattacatctcaaaatgtgttagcggtttgcaacttcgacttggagttcatatacgtgctcagtggatgggaagggtctgctcatgattcgaaaatacttaacgacgcaatg